In one Rutidosis leptorrhynchoides isolate AG116_Rl617_1_P2 chromosome 8, CSIRO_AGI_Rlap_v1, whole genome shotgun sequence genomic region, the following are encoded:
- the LOC139861273 gene encoding uncharacterized protein isoform X5 produces the protein MIRTILTCYPTQCLAASDWLYCSINIEIVFWYIISCKSVLREWTARAQLCDMLNEPVRISMVGKYTGLSDSYSADGVLVSGGFRDRCVEGKIIAAKYALEYSIPYLGICLWMQTVVIEYARSILGHLI, from the exons ATGA TCCGAACCATTTTGACGTGTTACCCAACCCAGTGTTTAGCAGCCTCTGATTGGCTTTATTGCTCGATCAATATTGAAATCGTCTTCTGGTACATTATCTCTTGCAAGTCCGTTTTAAGAGAATGGACAGCTAGGGCTCAACTGTGTGACATGCTAAACGAGCCG GTAAGAATTTCCATGGTTGGGAAGTATACGGGTCTTTCAGATTCATAT TCTGCGGATGGTGTTCTTGTTTCGGGCGGTTTTCGTGACAGATGTGTTGAAGGGAAAATCATTGCCGCAAAATACGCACTTGAGTACAGTATACCGTACCTCGGTATTTGTCTATGGATGCAAACTGTTGTGATCGAGTATGCAAGATCTATTCTTGGTCATTTGATTTGA
- the LOC139861273 gene encoding uncharacterized protein isoform X3 yields the protein MIRTILTCYPTQCLAASDWLYCSINIEIVFWYIISCKSVLREWTARAQLCDMLNEPVRISMVGKYTGLSDSYSADGVLVSGGFRDRCVEGKIIAAKYALEYSIPYLGICLWMQTVVIDMLFVMFLLLILEHLFLTTVVLSN from the exons ATGA TCCGAACCATTTTGACGTGTTACCCAACCCAGTGTTTAGCAGCCTCTGATTGGCTTTATTGCTCGATCAATATTGAAATCGTCTTCTGGTACATTATCTCTTGCAAGTCCGTTTTAAGAGAATGGACAGCTAGGGCTCAACTGTGTGACATGCTAAACGAGCCG GTAAGAATTTCCATGGTTGGGAAGTATACGGGTCTTTCAGATTCATAT TCTGCGGATGGTGTTCTTGTTTCGGGCGGTTTTCGTGACAGATGTGTTGAAGGGAAAATCATTGCCGCAAAATACGCACTTGAGTACAGTATACCGTACCTCGGTATTTGTCTATGGATGCAAACTGTTGTGATCGA CATGTTGTTCGTTATGTTTTTGTTGCTCATCCTAGAACACCTCTTTTTAACAACTGTCGTTCTTTCTAATTAG